One window of Dechloromonas sp. ZY10 genomic DNA carries:
- a CDS encoding TolC family protein, translating to MMQRTKTLLALMLAAGLSSLQAAGLSSLQAAEFDLAALEKMALNSSRTALAARDQLEAARYAAESARAFPNPELEYLAGNQRSRAGLGVPGDTRSLSLSQPLDLPWRRTPRIAAADAGFNVATATAGVLAADLLANLRARYFNLLRREAELKNAREDASTVEGVHTRIAKRVETGEAARFELIKADAELLNARKNVQAASFRVEQARSQLRQVAGDSLPSDFTLSGRLRDVPEVPSLTQLQQEMRVHSPDLQRAQAEVSRAEKQLELERALRLPAVSLRAGMDEDSEIRSSRVGFQVSIPLWDRRRAQVGEATAQLSRSRHELEGRRFSLAQELEVAYQQYEIALAQVGALESGILRQAEAALRVATAAYRFGERGFLEVLDAQRVFRAARAELIQARHELATAWVEIERLRALPKEKKQ from the coding sequence ATGATGCAACGCACAAAAACGCTTCTTGCCTTGATGCTGGCTGCTGGTCTGTCTTCTCTCCAGGCTGCTGGTCTGTCTTCTCTCCAGGCTGCTGAGTTCGATTTGGCGGCGCTGGAGAAAATGGCGCTGAACAGCAGTCGGACGGCTTTGGCAGCTCGCGACCAGCTAGAGGCGGCGCGGTATGCCGCCGAATCGGCACGCGCCTTTCCCAATCCGGAGCTGGAATATCTGGCGGGGAATCAGCGCAGCCGTGCTGGCCTTGGCGTCCCCGGTGATACCCGCAGCCTGTCGCTCAGTCAGCCGCTTGACCTGCCTTGGCGGCGTACCCCGAGGATTGCGGCTGCCGATGCCGGATTCAATGTGGCAACGGCAACGGCCGGTGTTCTAGCAGCCGATTTGCTGGCTAATTTGCGGGCGCGCTATTTCAACCTGTTGCGCCGCGAGGCCGAGTTGAAAAATGCCCGTGAAGATGCGTCGACCGTGGAAGGCGTGCATACCCGGATCGCCAAGCGGGTAGAAACCGGCGAGGCGGCACGTTTCGAGCTGATCAAGGCCGATGCCGAGTTGCTTAATGCCCGCAAGAATGTGCAGGCTGCGAGTTTCCGGGTTGAGCAGGCGCGTTCGCAATTGCGCCAGGTGGCGGGCGACAGCCTGCCTTCGGATTTCACGCTGAGCGGCCGTTTGCGCGATGTTCCCGAGGTGCCCTCCTTGACTCAGTTGCAGCAGGAAATGCGGGTGCATAGCCCGGATTTGCAGCGGGCTCAGGCTGAAGTGAGCCGGGCCGAGAAGCAGCTTGAATTGGAGCGGGCGCTGCGGTTGCCGGCGGTGAGCCTGCGAGCCGGCATGGACGAAGATTCTGAAATCCGGAGTTCCCGGGTTGGTTTCCAGGTCAGCATTCCGCTTTGGGATCGGCGGCGGGCGCAGGTGGGTGAGGCGACGGCGCAGTTGTCCAGGTCGCGGCATGAACTGGAAGGGCGGCGTTTTTCCCTGGCACAGGAGTTGGAGGTCGCTTACCAGCAATACGAAATCGCGCTTGCCCAGGTGGGGGCTCTCGAGTCCGGCATCTTGCGACAGGCGGAAGCAGCGTTGCGCGTGGCCACGGCAGCGTATCGTTTTGGCGAACGCGGATTTCTCGAAGTCCTCGATGCGCAGCGCGTATTTCGCGCTGCCCGGGCAGAGCTAATTCAGGCGCGCCACGAACTTGCAACGGCCTGGGTTGAAATTGAACGATTGAGAGCATTGCCCAAGGAAAAGAAACAATGA
- the htpX gene encoding protease HtpX — protein MKRVLLFLLTNIAVMLVLGLVTSLLGVNKFLTANGLNLGMLLAFAGIIGFGGAFISLLLSKPMAKWSTGAQVIENPSTSTELWLVDTVAKLADRAGLPMPEVAIYEGEPNAFATGATKNSSLVAVSTGLLQSMTRDEVEAVLAHEVAHIANGDMVTLTLIQGVVNTFVVFLSRIIAYAVDSFLRKDDESSSGPGLAYMATSIVCELLFGVLASIIVAWFSRQREFRADAGAAALMGSARPMQNALRRLGSLHTEPLPQNMAASGIAGGAGWLELFSSHPPLEQRIAALSGN, from the coding sequence ACGTGTTCTGCTGTTTTTGCTGACCAACATCGCGGTGATGCTGGTTCTTGGTCTGGTGACCAGCCTGCTGGGCGTTAATAAATTCCTGACTGCCAATGGCCTCAACCTCGGAATGTTGCTGGCCTTCGCCGGGATAATCGGTTTTGGCGGTGCGTTTATTTCCCTGTTGCTGTCGAAGCCGATGGCGAAATGGAGCACCGGGGCGCAGGTCATCGAGAATCCCTCAACCTCTACCGAGTTGTGGCTGGTCGATACGGTGGCCAAGCTGGCTGATCGCGCAGGCTTGCCGATGCCGGAAGTGGCCATCTACGAGGGGGAACCGAACGCCTTTGCGACCGGAGCGACCAAGAACAGTTCTCTGGTCGCAGTGTCGACCGGCTTGCTTCAGAGCATGACCCGTGACGAAGTCGAGGCGGTGCTGGCGCATGAGGTGGCGCATATCGCCAATGGCGACATGGTGACCCTGACCCTGATCCAGGGGGTGGTCAATACCTTCGTCGTCTTCCTGTCGCGGATCATCGCTTACGCCGTCGATAGTTTCCTGCGCAAGGATGATGAATCCTCCTCCGGGCCGGGGCTCGCGTACATGGCAACCAGCATCGTCTGCGAGTTGTTGTTCGGGGTGCTGGCCAGCATTATCGTCGCCTGGTTCTCGCGGCAGCGCGAATTCCGGGCTGACGCAGGCGCGGCAGCGCTGATGGGTAGTGCCCGTCCGATGCAGAATGCTTTGCGTCGCCTTGGTAGCCTGCATACCGAGCCCCTGCCGCAGAACATGGCAGCATCCGGGATTGCCGGTGGGGCTGGCTGGCTCGAATTGTTCTCGTCGCATCCCCCGCTGGAGCAGCGGATTGCCGCACTGTCAGGAAACTGA